In Zingiber officinale cultivar Zhangliang chromosome 1A, Zo_v1.1, whole genome shotgun sequence, a genomic segment contains:
- the LOC121996101 gene encoding chaperone protein dnaJ 20, chloroplastic-like, with product MFALSSPISPISITTTTRTRAPRFRLKTTPIAAAFAAPPSTMYELLSIPHTAGPEEIRAAYRRQALRWHPDACRSAADQGRYAERFMQAHEAYEVLSDSTRRRNYDLSLSGDRWAAAVGAAPAFREGRHQRREGGVTAFGNWDAQLEGLFRRSAVTEAGGEDRWGGRARRARQAV from the coding sequence ATGTTTGCTCTCTCCTCTCCCATCTCTCCCATCTCCATTACCACCACTACAAGAACAAGAGCCCCTCGGTTCAGGCTCAAGACTACTCCCATCGCCGCCGCCTTCGCCGCACCTCCCTCCACTATGTATGAACTTCTCTCTATCCCCCACACCGCCGGACCCGAAGAGATCCGCGCCGCCTACCGCCGCCAAGCCCTCCGCTGGCACCCCGACGCCTGCCGCTCCGCCGCCGACCAGGGCCGCTACGCCGAGCGCTTCATGCAGGCGCACGAGGCCTACGAGGTGCTCTCAGACTCCACTCGCCGCCGCAACTACGACCTCTCCCTCTCCGGGGACCGCTGGGCCGCTGCCGTCGGCGCCGCCCCCGCCTTCCGCGAGGGCCGCCATCAGAGGCGTGAGGGGGGCGTGACGGCGTTCGGGAACTGGGACGCGCAGCTCGAAGGGCTCTTCCGGCGGTCCGCCGTGACGGAGGCCGGCGGGGAGGATAGGTGGGGCGGCCGCGCGCGCCGGGCACGACAAGCCGTTTAA
- the LOC121996106 gene encoding dnaJ homolog subfamily B member 8-like: MAVAFAAPPSTMYELLSIPHTAGLEEIRAAYRRQALRWHPDACRSAADQGRYAERFMQAHEAYEVLSDSTRRRNYDLSLSGDRWAAAVGAAPAFREGRDRRREGGVREFGNWDAQLEGLFRRSAVTEAGGEDTWGGRARLARQAV; this comes from the coding sequence ATGGCCGTTGCCTTCGCTGCACCTCCCTCCACTATGTATGAACTTCTCTCTATCCCCCACACCGCCGGACTCGAAGAGATCCGCGCTGCCTACCGCCGCCAAGCCCTCCGTTGGCACCCCGACGCCTGCCGCTCCGCCGCTGACCAGGGCCGCTACGCCGAGCGCTTCATGCAGGCGCACGAGGCCTACGAGGTGCTCTCAGACTCCACTCGCCGCCGCAACTACGACCTCTCCCTCTCCGGGGACCGCTGGGCCGCTGCAGTCGGCGCCGCCCCCGCCTTCCGGGAGGGCCGCGATCGGAGGCGCGAGGGAGGCGTGAGGGAGTTCGGGAACTGGGACGCGCAGCTAGAAGGGCTCTTCCGCCGGTCCGCCGTGACGGAGGCCGGCGGGGAGGATACGTGGGGCGGCCGCGCGCGCCTGGCGCGACAAGCCGTTTAA